The DNA sequence ATTGGACAAATACTCTGTGGCTTTGTATTACTAAAAAAACAGCATAGCGTTGCATGGAGAGAAAGTGGAACAGTTTTCTTATTTTTCTCAATTGGGGCATGTATATCACTTATAAGTCAGATTTACAACATACCAGGAAATTTAAGTTCGTTTCTCCTTACATGGATGCTCCTTTGCCTTCCTCTGATATATGTGATGAAATCTTCTATTTCATCGTTGCTATATCTAATCGGAATAACTTATTATGTAGCAGAAACCAACTATTGGTCATATCCATCAAATGAATCATACCTATATTGGTTGCTACTACTGATGGCCTTGCCGCATTACTACTTTTTGTACAAGAAAAAACCTGAAAGCAATTTTATGGTTTTCCATAATTGGATAATCCCATTATCACTGGTTATATCGCTTGGAACAGTGGCAAAAAACACAAACGAATTAATGTTTATAGCCTATTTCAACCTTTTTGGGTTACTCTATCTAATAGGAAATTTGGAGTTTTTCACCCAACAAAAATCAAGAAATAACGGTTATAGATTATTGGGTTCGCTTGGTACCATCGTGCTGTTATTGATACTGAGTTTTGATTGGTTTTGGGAAGATTTGAGAAGAGCGGATTTTCAGTTCGATGAGATAATTTCAGCACCTGAATTTTTGGCCTCTGCTATTACGTTAATATTGGCAGGAGTTCTTTTTTATTTACAACATAAGAATAAAGCCTTGAGAGACGTCAAACCCATAGCTCCAATTTTCATTCTATTTATTGCAACATTCATTTTAGGACTTACCTCCCCTTACTCGGTAGTACTTATCAATATTTATGTTCTTGCAATAGGAATCTTGACTATTAGGGATGGTGCAAAGCAAGACCACTTAGGAATATTGAACTACGGTCTGCTGATCATTACGGTATTAGTGATATGCAGGTTTTTTGATACAGACTTGAGTTTTGTCATTCGAGGTATTTTATTCGTATCGGTTGGTGCAGGATTTTTTGCTGCAAATTATTGGATGCTCAAAAAAAGAAAGGTAAATGAATAGTAAAAAAATAGTATTGACTGCATTTGTTCTTGTTGCTTTGGTGCAACTGTTTGTTCCTGCCAAAATGATATGGGACAAAGAAGATGTTCTAGACACAGGAATAGAGTTCAAATTTAAGACCGCACCTGTTGACCCAAATGACCCTTTCAGAGGAAAATATATCACTCTGACTTATGATGAAAACAGTATCACAGTTACTAACGAAGAGGATTGGGTGACCGGAGAATCAATTTATGTCAGTCTAACAACCGATAATTCTGGGTTTGCCAAAATAACGTCAGTTTCAAAAAACAAGCCAGCCAACAACGAAAATTTTGTTAGGGCCAAAGTGGGGTCCGTATTGGGAAATGGTTCGAATCAGTTGATTATAGTCTACCCTTTTGACAGATATTATATGGAAGAATCAAAAGCCTATGATGCAGAACTAACATACAGAATGTCACAACAAGATACAAGCAAAATTACCTATGCCTTGGTCAGCGTTAAAAATGGTGAGGCTGTATTAAAAGACGTTCTGATTGACGGAACTTCAATAAGAGAAATAGTTAAAGTAAATCAGCGGAAAAAAAAGGAATAAGAACATTTGCCAACAGGGTGCATAAATCATTGCGACCAATCAGCACCCTACAATTCATACACGAGACCGTTGTATGCAATAAAACAACTTCAATGAAGAACCTTTATATCATCAATTTTTCAGTTTTGCTCTTAGCCTTAATAAGCTGTAATAAGAACTTGAACGTGACAACGGAAATTCTTAGGGAAACAGAAAAATCTCGATTAAATTCTCTTGTTGAAGCAGATATGAAAACAGCCAGAGCCATTCATGCCGATGATTTCCAGCTAATCACCCCAAGTGGACGTACTTTCACCAAAGAACAGTATTTAGAAGGGATTTCGTCGGGTAATTTAGACTATAAAATCTTTAGACCAGAGTCGGAAATTAAAGTAAAAATCCATAAGAAATCTGCAATTATTAGATACATATCCACTATCGAAATAACTGTGGGTGACAATTACTATCCACCAGAAAAATTTTGGCATACAGATACCAATGAATTTCGAGATGGGCGATGGCAAGTTGTTTGGTCTCAAGCAACCACAATAGTTGATGATAAATAATACGGCATACAACAAGGCCTATAATTTATAGCTGTGCTGTTGGTTAAGACAAGGAACAATTCTTACTTTTAATACGGCTAGATTTCATACGGACAATTTCCTGACTTCGACTTCGCTCAGCCAACAGAAAAGTCCGTAACTAATCATACACATGACCGTTGTAGCCAATTTTGAAAATCCCCAATAACGGGTATTGAAGAGTATTCTAAAAAAGAATTACTTGTTTTCATCTAATTTAAAAAATAATAACGATGAGAACATTAATTACAACTTTATTAATTATCGGGCTTTCCTTTACAGAAATGTATGGTCAAAGCGAAGTTCCTGTTGGAACAATACTTATTTGGTCTGGCCCCTCAAGCACCATACCCAATGGATGGAAAATATGCGATGGTGATTATTTATTGGTAACGGCGTATCCAGAATTGCACAAAGTAGTCCAAGACTATTGGGGGCCTTATAGAGAAAGTAATAGTGGACACGCTATTTCTTATAAATTACCTGACCTAAGAGGAATTTTTATAAGGGGAGTAAATGACGCTAGAAACGACTCCTTTGAAGATAAGGATAAAGATAAAAGAGAAAGTACCAAAGGTACTCCGAATGAAGTGGGAAGCTTTCAGAGACACGCTATACAAACCCATTCACATAGAATCGGAGAAGGAACCTCAGACAAGCAAGCCAACTCCCAGAGAGAGAGAACGAGATTTGCAGATTTTTACAAGGAAAAAAATGGAACACCTCATACCACCAGCGACCCGATTTCAGCAAATCTTTCATCCGAAACGCGTCCAAATAATGCTTATGTCCATTATATTATCAAAGCTGAATAAAAATAAAAACTGGCTACAACAACAAGGTGTATAGCCCATTGCGGTTGATTTTCCTAAACGAAAATTCAACCGCATTTGCTATCTTGGTGTTATGGCGGAAAAGTCGGTTGGACGTTTTCCACAACGAAGCCATACACGAACCGTTAGCTACAATATGAAAATTTGGATTTGATTCGTTTTTGGTGTAATTTTACACCAAATTATTTCAGGCATGGCTAGACAAAGTATTTCTTTCACAGAACCCAACGATAAGTGGCTGAAATCCCAAGTGGAAAATCAGGAGTATTCAAGCAAAAGCGAATTGGTCAATGACCTTGTACGCCAGGCAAGAAAACAGCAAGCACAGATTGACTGGATAAGGACAAAGTTGGAAAAAGCTGAAAAAAGTGGATTTACCAACTATGGAAAGCATGAGATTTTAAAACAGTCAAAAGCAGTGCTGAGTGGCTGATTATAGACTCAGCAATGAAGCCAAAAATGACCTAATACGAATCCATCAATACGGAGTCAAAAACTTCGGCCTTTCGCAGGCCGATAAGTATTTCGAAACATTTTTCCAATACTTCGAAATAATAGCTGAACAACCTTACACTTTCGAATCCGTCGACTATTTAAAAAATGGATATCGCCGTTGTGTTTGCGGTGTTGACAGTATATTCTATAGAATAAATGGAGAAGTTGTTGAGATTATGGCAATAATCGGGAGACAGGACTTAGACAACATACTCTGAAAATGAACAATACTGTTGCTAACATTGGCTATAATTCGCCAACCCGACAGGGTCGTTCTTTTCAAAAAACCCGAATTCAAATACAAGTAGCTTACGGAAACTTCGTTTAAAAGGGTCAAAGATCTCTTATCTTAGTTCTGCCCATAGGTAGCTATATAGATCATAATCTATATTTCTACGTTGCCAACAATATGAAAAAACTTCTTTTTGGACTCATTTTAATGTCTTTAGTAAGCTGTAATTCACGGAACACTAATTTTAATGAACTTAAAAACTGTTTAAATGAAGAAGATATTTCTGTTCTAGAGAAAGGACTTATGGATTTTGAATCTAGACTTGCAGAGAAATATGAAGGACTTGACAAAGAAGAAGGTTACATTCAATTCTTAAACGACTTCATTGGCAATGAAATTTCACCTGATTTTTTTCTTAATCCCAAATCAAAGACAATCAGGACTGAAGTAAAAGAAATTGGGATTTGGCAATTGTCCGAGGAATCAGACGAAGGAATGGAGGCCGAAATTAGACTTGATGGTTCTCAACCTGAAAAAAGCGCTGGAATCTTAACGTTGCGAAATGAATTTCAAAATTGCCTAATTACAAAAGTTTCAAACGACGGCATTAAAAACTTCCTATACCTAAGGACAAAAGTGCCTAATCTAAGTTGGGGGTTTACCACCAAATACATCCATGACGGAATTAATGAAAAGGACCTGAAGAATAAAATGAATCGACTGGCCATGGCTTATGGTATTTACTACGAGTTCGCATTGAATCTGGAAAAATAAAATACTGTTGCCAACATTGGCTATAATTCAGCGTGGCTTTAGAACAAAAAATAAAAGTAATCTATGACTTAAGCTTGATCTCTTTGCGGAATAGTCCTTCGGACGATTCCACGCCGAAATCATAGCCGAGACCGTTGTAGCACATTTAAATTATGCGTCCAATAGATGAAATAATATCAGAAATTGAATCATACGAAAGTGATGATGGTAATTGGCTGCGATTGGACGAATTAGTGACTGAATTGTGGGAAAGCGGAAATCCTGAAAACGGAATTGACGCAATGTTTAAAATCTTTGAAAACAACCCTACCGATGATGGTGCTGGAGTTTTCTGGTCAATACTACACGGATTGGAAACACTGGAATATGAACAGAAACTCTATGATTCTTTGATGGAAAAACCGTCTCATATGACAATTGCAATGTTGAAACGAATTGAAAATACCGAATCTGAAACTATTGCAGGAAAATCGATTTCAGAATTGAAAGACCTCATAAAGAATAACCCAAAAACTAAAACGGAATTACTTGACGAAATATGAGAAGCCTGATAATCGGATTTATCTGTTTTTCCTTGATTTGTTGTTCGAATCGTAAAAGCAAAAAGGAAATCGATGGAAATATTGATTTAGAAAAAGTAATAATGAAAGAAATTGACCTTAAAAATTGGACTGACACGCCTCACGTGGTTGGACGTCTGGCAACCGAATCAGATGTCAATTCAGGTGCTGCCACTTTTGTAATCGATGGACAGGGACAGGAACACAAGCCATTGGATATTAGGATTCCGTCTTTGGCCTTTCACGTAGATGTGGACACAAAAGAAAAAACCCCAGTTGTTGTAATTCAAGGTGAACAAGTTGGAGAGCAAAAAGTTGTGGGAATTAAATACTTGGATGGTTCCGACGGAGTTTGTACGCTTGGGGAATTGGAATTTGTAAGTAGTCCCTCAGAATTTGAAAATTAAAAATCCGTGCTACAACGTGGGCTTTAATTCATTGCGGCTTTCTTGCTAACTTTAAACCTATTAAACATTATCCCGATAGCTATCTGCAGGCTGGATTTCATTTTGACTAAATGAGAAAAATCGCATTTTTAATATTGGCACTAGTAGTATTTAAGAGTTTTGGTCAGCAGAACTCGGACTATGTGATTTTGACATTCATATCAGAAGATAAAGGAGGGCGACATCCAGCCAGCACGCATCATTGGATTGTAAAAACTGACTCAATTAATGAAGTAGGATCCAGAATGCCGACATTTCCGACTTATTTAAATATGGAATATTCAAATGACTGCTTAACGAGATGTTGTGAGAATAAAAAAATAGATTTACTAACAAGTACCACTAACACGAACTTTGACTATCCCAAAAAGCATTTTGAGCAATCAAAATCCCTTTTAC is a window from the Muricauda sp. SCSIO 65647 genome containing:
- a CDS encoding DUF2157 domain-containing protein, yielding MSVLKDLPELIKAEVITQETANRIQDYYKNKSSSSTNRLFIVFGILGAILVGLGIILIIAHNWDELSRSTKTLFAFLPLLIGQILCGFVLLKKQHSVAWRESGTVFLFFSIGACISLISQIYNIPGNLSSFLLTWMLLCLPLIYVMKSSISSLLYLIGITYYVAETNYWSYPSNESYLYWLLLLMALPHYYFLYKKKPESNFMVFHNWIIPLSLVISLGTVAKNTNELMFIAYFNLFGLLYLIGNLEFFTQQKSRNNGYRLLGSLGTIVLLLILSFDWFWEDLRRADFQFDEIISAPEFLASAITLILAGVLFYLQHKNKALRDVKPIAPIFILFIATFILGLTSPYSVVLINIYVLAIGILTIRDGAKQDHLGILNYGLLIITVLVICRFFDTDLSFVIRGILFVSVGAGFFAANYWMLKKRKVNE
- a CDS encoding GDYXXLXY domain-containing protein, yielding MNSKKIVLTAFVLVALVQLFVPAKMIWDKEDVLDTGIEFKFKTAPVDPNDPFRGKYITLTYDENSITVTNEEDWVTGESIYVSLTTDNSGFAKITSVSKNKPANNENFVRAKVGSVLGNGSNQLIIVYPFDRYYMEESKAYDAELTYRMSQQDTSKITYALVSVKNGEAVLKDVLIDGTSIREIVKVNQRKKKE
- a CDS encoding nuclear transport factor 2 family protein: MKNLYIINFSVLLLALISCNKNLNVTTEILRETEKSRLNSLVEADMKTARAIHADDFQLITPSGRTFTKEQYLEGISSGNLDYKIFRPESEIKVKIHKKSAIIRYISTIEITVGDNYYPPEKFWHTDTNEFRDGRWQVVWSQATTIVDDK
- a CDS encoding phage tail protein, producing the protein MRTLITTLLIIGLSFTEMYGQSEVPVGTILIWSGPSSTIPNGWKICDGDYLLVTAYPELHKVVQDYWGPYRESNSGHAISYKLPDLRGIFIRGVNDARNDSFEDKDKDKRESTKGTPNEVGSFQRHAIQTHSHRIGEGTSDKQANSQRERTRFADFYKEKNGTPHTTSDPISANLSSETRPNNAYVHYIIKAE
- a CDS encoding type II toxin-antitoxin system ParD family antitoxin translates to MARQSISFTEPNDKWLKSQVENQEYSSKSELVNDLVRQARKQQAQIDWIRTKLEKAEKSGFTNYGKHEILKQSKAVLSG
- a CDS encoding type II toxin-antitoxin system RelE/ParE family toxin is translated as MADYRLSNEAKNDLIRIHQYGVKNFGLSQADKYFETFFQYFEIIAEQPYTFESVDYLKNGYRRCVCGVDSIFYRINGEVVEIMAIIGRQDLDNIL